In Thioclava sp. GXIMD2076, one DNA window encodes the following:
- a CDS encoding ANTAR domain-containing protein, whose translation MKAELSILLVESDRDRAMQIVDLLSQDTSVKIAVISESAGLARHIAERNPDVVLINLSSPSRDILEDLAATSGPLERPVAIFVDKSDDSLTRAAIEAGVSAYVVDGLQAHRVRPVLDAAITRFNMFNRMRTELETTKRALEERKLIDRAKGILMKARGISEDEAYALLRKTAMDRGRKVSEVAEALVTTAGLLA comes from the coding sequence ATGAAAGCCGAGCTCTCCATTCTTCTGGTCGAATCCGACCGCGATCGCGCGATGCAGATCGTCGATCTTCTCTCGCAGGACACGTCCGTGAAAATCGCGGTCATCTCCGAATCCGCGGGGCTTGCGCGCCATATTGCGGAGCGTAATCCCGATGTGGTGCTGATCAACCTCTCGAGCCCCTCGCGCGATATTCTCGAGGATCTCGCAGCGACCTCCGGCCCGCTGGAGCGCCCCGTTGCGATATTTGTCGACAAATCCGACGATAGCCTGACGCGCGCCGCCATCGAGGCGGGCGTTTCGGCCTATGTGGTCGACGGGCTACAGGCGCATCGCGTGCGCCCCGTGCTCGATGCGGCGATCACGCGGTTCAATATGTTCAATCGCATGCGGACCGAACTGGAGACCACCAAGCGCGCGCTCGAGGAGCGCAAGCTGATCGACCGCGCCAAGGGTATCCTGATGAAGGCGCGCGGCATCTCGGAGGACGAGGCCTATGCCCTCCTGCGCAAAACGGCGATGGATCGCGGGCGCAAGGTCTCCGAAGTGGCCGAGGCGCTGGTGACGACGGCGGGGCTTCTGGCATGA
- a CDS encoding ABC transporter substrate-binding protein, whose product MIQTIKAGFLPLTDAAPLIVAREMGFAAEEGLDLDLVKLPSWSVMRDYLMLGLIDTAHLLSPVPVAKALGLSGPEGRIEAIAAMNTGGNVIGVSNVIAEQMRAGGHGFDFRDARMAGEALLALGKPLRVGVPFPFSMHAELLYYWLESCGLSDPAMLAVNTVPPPLMADALAAGEIDAFCVGEPWGSLSVENGVGTLLLPTSAIRRSAIEKVLAVRGGWADDNPELSGKLLRALWRAGTWLDRPRKRATAAEIMARPDYLDLPVNLIERGLNGSFFISGGGEIRQDPHFLTFQEGAVGFPWRSQAGWIAMRIARRMGLDEAEAIRTGKACFRTDIYRRHLRDLGADLPGASEKLEGAISQPTAVPSERGRVILSPDHFFDGQVFDPEP is encoded by the coding sequence ATGATACAGACCATTAAGGCGGGATTCTTGCCGCTGACCGATGCCGCACCGCTGATCGTCGCCCGCGAGATGGGGTTTGCCGCGGAGGAAGGGCTCGATCTGGATCTCGTAAAACTGCCCTCTTGGTCGGTGATGCGCGACTATCTGATGCTGGGGCTGATCGACACCGCCCACCTTCTGTCACCGGTGCCGGTGGCCAAGGCGCTGGGGCTCAGTGGGCCCGAAGGCCGGATCGAGGCGATTGCCGCGATGAATACCGGCGGCAATGTGATCGGCGTGAGCAATGTTATCGCCGAACAGATGCGGGCGGGCGGCCATGGTTTCGATTTCCGCGATGCGCGCATGGCGGGCGAGGCCCTTCTGGCACTCGGTAAGCCTTTGCGCGTGGGTGTGCCCTTCCCCTTCTCCATGCATGCCGAGCTTCTCTATTACTGGCTCGAGAGCTGCGGGCTAAGCGATCCTGCGATGCTCGCGGTCAATACCGTGCCGCCGCCATTGATGGCCGATGCGCTGGCCGCAGGCGAGATCGACGCGTTCTGCGTGGGCGAGCCATGGGGCTCGCTGTCGGTGGAGAATGGCGTCGGAACGCTTCTGCTGCCCACTAGCGCCATCCGGCGATCGGCCATCGAAAAGGTGCTGGCCGTGCGCGGGGGCTGGGCCGACGACAACCCCGAGTTGTCGGGCAAGCTGTTGCGCGCGCTCTGGCGGGCGGGCACATGGCTCGACCGTCCGCGCAAACGCGCTACCGCCGCCGAGATTATGGCGCGCCCCGATTACCTAGATCTGCCCGTCAACCTGATCGAACGTGGGCTCAACGGCAGCTTCTTCATCTCGGGCGGGGGCGAGATCCGGCAGGATCCGCATTTCCTGACATTCCAGGAGGGGGCCGTGGGCTTCCCGTGGCGCTCGCAGGCGGGCTGGATCGCGATGCGGATCGCACGGCGCATGGGGCTGGACGAGGCGGAGGCCATCAGGACCGGCAAGGCCTGTTTCCGCACCGATATCTATCGCCGCCACCTGCGCGATCTGGGGGCGGATCTGCCCGGCGCATCGGAAAAGCTCGAAGGCGCGATCTCGCAACCCACCGCCGTCCCCTCCGAGAGGGGCCGCGTAATTCTGTCGCCCGACCATTTCTTCGACGGGCAGGTCTTCGACCCCGAACCTTGA
- the cynS gene encoding cyanase, with amino-acid sequence MKDLMTESLTKEDATALILQAKKRKGLTWEGIAEAISMSPVWTHSAAMGMNAFPEPKARELMALLDLPAEAIDALTESPTKIWDQAVPTDPCIYRLYEIVGVYGPTVKALIHEKFGDGIMSAIDFDMKIDRVPSEKGDRVRIEMSGKYLQYNCW; translated from the coding sequence ATGAAAGATCTGATGACCGAGAGCCTGACCAAGGAAGACGCGACCGCGCTGATCTTGCAGGCCAAGAAGCGCAAGGGTTTGACCTGGGAAGGCATCGCCGAGGCGATTTCCATGTCACCCGTCTGGACCCATTCGGCGGCGATGGGCATGAATGCTTTCCCCGAGCCCAAGGCGCGTGAGCTGATGGCGCTTCTGGACCTGCCAGCCGAGGCCATTGATGCGCTGACCGAAAGCCCCACCAAGATCTGGGATCAGGCCGTTCCGACCGACCCCTGCATCTACCGGCTCTATGAAATCGTGGGCGTCTATGGCCCGACGGTGAAGGCGCTTATCCACGAGAAATTCGGCGATGGCATCATGTCGGCCATCGACTTCGATATGAAGATCGACAGGGTTCCGAGCGAGAAAGGCGACCGTGTAAGGATCGAGATGTCGGGAAAATACCTGCAATATAACTGCTGGTGA
- a CDS encoding bifunctional protein-serine/threonine kinase/phosphatase, producing MKPMRASLKVTLGQLSVAGVKPENQDRAGAMLSDLAGHGISLVLADGISTSTLGAEAAEFAVTSFLNDYYATPSSWPVETAARGVISAINAALWGQNAALADIERGHVTTFAALVVKDRIAHCLHLGDSRISRVENGRLMPLTRDHKTGRSLDRALGIGARAEAGYVALPVAEGELLVLTTDGVHEHLSPEAQDVSLALQDPQEIAQMLVDQALVAGSTDNLTVQVLRVDSLPEADTPLPQDLVLPSLPRAGEMLEGYRIIRQVQSTARSHIYLAETPEGARVALKIPSAEMAEDATFRTGFLAEEWAARRVRSDHVLRVPEPRPRQHLFTISEWVEGQSLRQWMTDNPHPELAQVRALLRQIVQGVRALHRRNMIHQDLRPENIMIDTEGTVKVIDLGSVAVTGVERTAAGGLGPQAGTYQYTAPEYLSGDQVSWRSDQYAIGVIAYEMLTGRLPYGAQVARIRSRKDQAALRYASARDDESGVPAWVDQALARALHPDPSRRYDALTEFLVDMERPNPAWRSGAHRPLMERNPVLFWQGVSAVLALLCLYLAVR from the coding sequence ATGAAACCGATGCGCGCCTCTCTCAAGGTCACTCTGGGCCAGCTGTCCGTTGCGGGTGTGAAGCCCGAAAATCAGGACCGTGCCGGCGCCATGCTGAGCGATCTGGCGGGCCACGGGATCAGCCTCGTGCTGGCCGATGGGATCTCGACCTCCACTCTGGGAGCGGAGGCGGCGGAGTTCGCCGTGACCTCTTTTCTCAACGATTATTACGCCACGCCTTCGTCATGGCCGGTGGAGACCGCCGCGCGTGGTGTCATCTCGGCGATCAATGCAGCCCTCTGGGGGCAGAACGCGGCCCTTGCCGATATCGAGCGCGGCCATGTTACGACATTCGCGGCACTGGTGGTGAAAGACCGCATCGCGCATTGCCTGCATCTGGGCGATAGCCGGATCTCGCGTGTGGAAAACGGGCGCCTTATGCCGCTCACGCGTGACCACAAGACGGGGCGTTCGCTTGATCGGGCCTTGGGGATCGGTGCCAGAGCGGAGGCGGGATATGTTGCATTGCCGGTGGCGGAGGGGGAGCTGTTGGTGCTGACCACCGACGGCGTGCACGAGCATCTGTCGCCCGAGGCGCAGGACGTCTCGCTTGCGCTCCAAGATCCCCAAGAGATTGCGCAGATGCTGGTCGATCAGGCGCTTGTGGCAGGCAGCACCGACAATCTGACAGTTCAGGTCCTGCGCGTTGATAGCCTGCCCGAGGCCGATACGCCCCTGCCGCAGGATCTGGTTCTGCCATCCTTGCCGCGGGCGGGGGAGATGCTCGAGGGCTACCGGATCATCCGGCAGGTGCAATCCACTGCGCGCAGCCATATCTATCTGGCCGAAACGCCGGAGGGCGCACGGGTCGCACTGAAGATCCCGAGCGCCGAGATGGCCGAGGACGCGACCTTCCGCACCGGTTTTCTGGCCGAGGAATGGGCCGCGCGCAGGGTGCGCTCGGACCATGTGCTGCGCGTGCCGGAGCCGCGTCCGCGCCAGCATCTGTTCACCATCTCCGAATGGGTCGAGGGGCAGAGCCTCCGGCAATGGATGACAGACAATCCACATCCCGAACTGGCACAGGTGCGCGCGCTTTTACGCCAGATCGTGCAGGGTGTGCGGGCGCTACACCGGCGCAACATGATCCATCAGGACCTACGTCCCGAGAATATCATGATCGATACCGAGGGCACCGTGAAGGTCATCGATCTCGGCTCCGTCGCGGTGACGGGGGTCGAGCGCACGGCCGCTGGCGGCTTGGGGCCTCAGGCGGGCACCTATCAATATACCGCGCCCGAATATCTCTCGGGCGATCAGGTCAGCTGGCGGTCGGATCAATATGCGATCGGGGTGATCGCTTATGAAATGCTGACGGGCCGTCTGCCTTATGGCGCACAAGTGGCCCGCATCCGCTCGCGCAAGGATCAGGCGGCGTTACGCTATGCCTCGGCCCGCGATGACGAGAGCGGTGTGCCAGCATGGGTGGATCAGGCGTTGGCCCGCGCGCTCCACCCCGATCCGAGCCGCCGCTACGACGCGCTGACCGAGTTCCTCGTGGATATGGAGCGCCCGAATCCGGCATGGCGGTCCGGAGCGCATCGACCACTGATGGAACGCAATCCGGTTCTGTTCTGGCAGGGGGTCAGTGCCGTTCTGGCGCTTCTCTGCCTTTATCTTGCCGTCCGATGA
- a CDS encoding formate/nitrite transporter family protein: MSYIQPKEFAAKMVDAGEGKIFMSTKDTLIRAYMAGAILALAAAFAVTITVNTGQPLVGALLFPVGFCMLYLLGFDLLTGVFTLAPLAVLAKRPGCTWGGVLRNWGLVFVGNFAGAMTTAVLMAIVFTMGFSAEPNAVGQKIGQIGEARTLGYAAAGGAGMLTVFVRAVLCNWMVSTGVVAAMMSNSVSGKIMAMWMPILVFFYLGFEHSIVNMFLFPSGIMLGGQFTWADYLLYNEIPVVLGNLVGGLTFVGGMIYMTHFKESPKRNATISRNGDATGVAAE, encoded by the coding sequence CAAGATCTTCATGTCCACCAAGGACACGCTGATCCGTGCCTATATGGCAGGGGCCATTCTGGCGCTCGCGGCGGCCTTTGCCGTGACCATCACCGTCAATACCGGACAGCCGCTCGTGGGCGCGCTTCTCTTCCCCGTGGGCTTTTGCATGCTTTACCTGCTGGGCTTTGACTTGCTGACCGGCGTGTTCACCCTTGCGCCCTTGGCAGTGCTGGCCAAGCGTCCGGGTTGCACTTGGGGCGGGGTGCTGCGCAACTGGGGTCTGGTCTTTGTCGGCAATTTCGCCGGTGCCATGACCACTGCCGTGCTGATGGCGATTGTCTTCACCATGGGCTTCTCGGCAGAACCCAATGCCGTGGGCCAGAAGATCGGCCAGATCGGTGAGGCACGGACGCTGGGCTATGCCGCAGCCGGTGGAGCGGGTATGCTGACCGTTTTCGTCCGCGCCGTGCTGTGCAACTGGATGGTCTCGACCGGTGTGGTGGCCGCAATGATGTCGAACTCGGTCTCGGGCAAGATCATGGCGATGTGGATGCCGATCCTCGTGTTCTTCTACCTCGGTTTCGAGCATTCGATCGTCAACATGTTCCTGTTCCCGTCGGGGATCATGCTGGGTGGCCAGTTCACCTGGGCCGACTACCTGCTCTATAACGAGATCCCGGTTGTTCTGGGGAACCTCGTGGGCGGTCTGACCTTTGTGGGTGGCATGATCTACATGACCCACTTCAAGGAATCGCCCAAGCGCAACGCGACCATCTCGCGCAATGGCGACGCGACCGGCGTCGCCGCCGAGTAA